From the genome of Niallia sp. FSL W8-0635, one region includes:
- a CDS encoding DUF2933 domain-containing protein codes for MEWLSILLVLVCPIMMLFMMKSHGGHSHNRNNNKLDKRVIKLENENRELHRKLNELSPK; via the coding sequence ATGGAATGGTTATCTATTTTGCTAGTACTTGTATGTCCAATTATGATGTTATTTATGATGAAAAGTCATGGAGGACATAGTCATAATAGGAATAATAATAAATTAGATAAAAGAGTCATTAAATTAGAAAATGAAAATAGGGAATTGCATAGGAAACTAAATGAACTTTCGCCTAAATGA
- a CDS encoding metal ABC transporter solute-binding protein, Zn/Mn family, whose translation MFKSKIFILFVVSVIFLAACNNNQNTNEKTADESLKIMTSFYPLYDFTTKIAGDRAKVINLVQPGIEPHDYEPSPKDLANLNEVDLFIYNGAGYESWVTDTIKSIDTKDKKIINSSEYVDLLTLRETGESTEPNDKEDQEDKTYDPHFWLDPIRAKQIAEVIKEELIKLDPDGKVVYEENFNKIAVNFDELNSEYTEALSNPIRKEVIVSHNAFGYLTNRYGLEQIAITGISPSDEPSPKKLKELISFANERQINYILFETLVSPKVAETVKDTIGAKSLTLNPIEGLTNKEIKKGDDYFSVMRENLATLKLATQ comes from the coding sequence ATGTTTAAAAGTAAAATTTTTATCTTGTTTGTTGTATCGGTTATTTTTTTGGCTGCTTGTAATAACAACCAAAACACAAATGAAAAAACTGCTGATGAAAGTTTAAAAATAATGACCAGCTTTTACCCTTTATATGATTTTACAACTAAGATAGCAGGGGACCGAGCTAAAGTTATAAATCTTGTGCAACCGGGTATTGAGCCACATGATTATGAACCATCACCAAAAGATTTGGCAAATCTAAATGAAGTTGATTTATTTATATACAATGGTGCTGGGTATGAAAGTTGGGTAACAGATACGATAAAAAGTATTGATACGAAAGATAAAAAGATTATTAATTCTAGTGAATATGTTGATTTATTGACTTTAAGAGAAACTGGTGAGAGTACGGAACCAAATGATAAAGAAGACCAGGAAGATAAAACATACGATCCCCATTTTTGGCTAGATCCTATACGAGCTAAGCAAATAGCTGAAGTTATTAAGGAAGAGCTAATTAAACTGGACCCAGATGGAAAAGTTGTTTATGAAGAGAACTTTAACAAAATTGCTGTTAACTTTGATGAATTAAATTCAGAATATACTGAAGCATTATCTAATCCTATTCGAAAAGAAGTAATAGTTTCGCACAATGCATTTGGTTATTTGACTAATAGATATGGATTGGAACAAATAGCGATTACAGGAATTTCTCCATCCGATGAGCCATCTCCTAAAAAGCTTAAAGAATTAATAAGTTTTGCTAATGAAAGGCAAATAAATTATATATTATTTGAAACTTTAGTAAGTCCAAAAGTAGCAGAAACAGTTAAAGATACTATTGGTGCAAAATCTTTAACATTAAATCCCATTGAAGGTCTAACAAATAAAGAAATAAAAAAAGGAGATGATTACTTTTCGGTAATGCGAGAAAATTTAGCAACATTAAAATTAGCTACTCAATAA
- a CDS encoding HAMP domain-containing sensor histidine kinase, producing the protein MKKLSIKLGILFFIIIFGLEAFMFSYLHSSLVNVRIEEELSALQARGNSHRDILEKHFEEDSISHVILMESEALTDVVIVNQKGDILGTSFDNNNYKKYLIQQKKELKSEGKVVEDDWKNKPYIITLSPIMQKNETIGYVYMYQETASIHTLIGRLNEHFVLAGIIALLLTFVVIVLLTRALTKPLVKMREATYQISKGNFLVDLPRTSNDELGELAVSIKELARDLNFLKKERNDFLASISHELRTPLTYIKGYADISLRKNIEEEEKEKYLQIIVEESNRLSSLIEDLFELAKIDKNTFLIQKQQINLNELLGKLQIKMFPAFKEKEIDLTIFCPKTTSFYGDPARMEQILFNLLDNAMKYSPVKSKVDVMVRFRKKETEITIKDNGKGIPEEDLPYIFNRFYRVDKSRTRSLGGYGLGLSIVQELVQAQEGTIRVESKLNIGTTFILTFKNLGGEIK; encoded by the coding sequence ATGAAAAAACTTTCCATAAAACTAGGGATTCTATTTTTCATAATCATTTTTGGCTTAGAAGCATTTATGTTTTCTTATCTTCATAGCTCTTTAGTTAATGTGAGAATTGAGGAAGAGCTATCCGCTTTACAAGCAAGGGGTAATTCTCATAGAGATATTCTAGAGAAACATTTTGAAGAAGATTCCATTAGTCACGTTATTTTAATGGAATCAGAAGCTTTAACTGATGTAGTAATTGTTAATCAAAAAGGTGATATTTTGGGAACATCTTTTGACAATAATAATTACAAAAAATATTTAATTCAGCAAAAAAAGGAACTAAAGAGTGAAGGGAAAGTTGTTGAAGATGACTGGAAAAATAAACCTTACATTATTACTTTAAGTCCGATAATGCAAAAAAATGAAACTATAGGATATGTCTATATGTACCAAGAGACAGCATCCATACACACTTTAATTGGAAGGTTAAATGAACATTTTGTTCTTGCTGGTATAATTGCGCTTCTTTTAACTTTCGTTGTGATTGTACTGCTTACTAGAGCATTGACTAAACCACTCGTAAAGATGAGGGAAGCGACTTATCAAATAAGTAAAGGAAATTTTTTAGTTGATCTTCCTAGGACAAGTAATGATGAGTTAGGTGAACTAGCAGTTTCCATAAAAGAATTAGCTAGAGACTTAAATTTCTTAAAGAAAGAAAGAAATGATTTTTTAGCAAGCATTTCCCATGAACTTAGAACACCGTTGACTTATATAAAGGGTTACGCAGATATTTCCCTAAGAAAAAATATTGAAGAAGAAGAAAAAGAAAAGTACTTACAAATTATTGTAGAAGAATCAAATAGACTTTCTTCTTTAATAGAGGACTTATTTGAGTTAGCCAAGATTGATAAAAATACATTTCTCATTCAGAAGCAACAAATAAATTTAAATGAACTTTTAGGAAAACTACAAATAAAAATGTTTCCCGCCTTTAAAGAAAAAGAAATTGATTTAACAATTTTTTGTCCTAAAACCACTTCTTTTTATGGAGACCCAGCAAGAATGGAACAAATTTTATTCAACTTATTGGATAATGCTATGAAGTATTCTCCAGTGAAGAGCAAAGTAGATGTTATGGTTAGATTCAGAAAAAAAGAAACGGAAATAACGATAAAGGATAATGGAAAAGGAATACCGGAGGAAGATCTACCTTATATTTTTAATCGTTTTTACCGTGTTGATAAATCAAGAACAAGATCACTAGGTGGATATGGGCTAGGATTATCGATTGTCCAAGAATTGGTCCAAGCACAAGAAGGAACAATAAGAGTGGAAAGTAAGCTTAATATCGGAACAACATTTATTCTAACATTTAAAAATCTTGGAGGAGAAATCAAATGA
- a CDS encoding response regulator transcription factor yields MKSILIVDDEQQMLDLIALYLLPLGYNCKKISSAMDALLYLESNTVDLILLDLMMPDMDGWEACIEIKKYWDTPIIMLTARTDKKDVVKGLNTGADDYISKPFDGEELVARIEAVLRRKGNRLELIQFDGLTLDQESFELHYQMKNIPLTPKEFALMKLFLQNHNKVFTRDHLIHSIWGHGVETEDRTIDSHIRNLRDKLRKAGFPSEEYLLTVWGVGYKWIGKESD; encoded by the coding sequence ATGAAAAGCATCTTAATTGTAGATGATGAACAGCAAATGCTTGATCTAATTGCTCTATATTTATTACCACTAGGCTATAATTGCAAAAAAATAAGTTCTGCGATGGATGCTTTACTTTATTTAGAATCGAACACCGTTGATCTTATATTATTAGATTTAATGATGCCTGATATGGATGGCTGGGAAGCATGTATAGAAATAAAAAAATACTGGGACACCCCAATAATAATGCTTACTGCAAGAACAGATAAAAAGGATGTTGTAAAAGGCTTAAATACAGGAGCAGATGACTATATATCCAAACCTTTTGATGGGGAGGAACTTGTTGCTAGAATAGAAGCAGTATTAAGAAGAAAGGGTAATAGGTTGGAATTAATACAGTTTGACGGTTTAACCTTAGATCAAGAGTCTTTTGAATTACACTATCAGATGAAGAATATACCTCTTACTCCTAAGGAATTTGCACTTATGAAGCTATTTCTCCAAAACCATAATAAGGTGTTCACAAGGGACCATCTTATACACTCCATATGGGGCCATGGCGTAGAAACAGAAGATAGAACTATAGATTCTCACATAAGAAACTTGCGTGATAAACTTAGGAAGGCTGGTTTTCCATCAGAGGAATATTTATTAACAGTTTGGGGCGTTGGATACAAGTGGATTGGAAAAGAATCTGATTGA
- a CDS encoding Tn3 family transposase, translating into MKIARGRELLTPDQRLALMQIPEDEWVLGTYYTFSKRDLEIINRRRREENRLGFAVQLAVLRYPGWPYTHIKSIPDSVIHYISKQIGATPSTISLYPQRENTLWDHLKEIRSEYDFVTYTLKEYRMTFKHLHQVALENGDAIHLLHECIDFLRRNKIILPAFTTLERMVWEARAMAEKKLFNMVNQSLTKKQKEKLEEVITSQHPSESNKTILGWLKEPPGHPSPETFLKVIERLEYIRGMELETVQISHLHRNRLLQLSRLGSRYEPYAFRDFQENKRYSILTVYLLHLTQELTDKAFEIHDRQILSLLSKGRKAQEEIQKQNGKKLNEKVIHFTNIGQALIKAKKDKLDVFEVLESVIEWNSFVSSVEEAQELARPADYDYLDLLQKRFYSLRKYTPTLLRVLDFHSTKANEPLLQAVEIIRGMNESGKRKVPDDSPVDFISKRWKRHLYEDDGTTINRHYYEMAVLTELREHVRAGDVSIVGSRQYRDFEEYLFSEDTWNEAKENTRLSVSLSFEDYMTERTKSLNERLKWLAANSVKLDGVSLEKGKISIARLEKDVPEEAKKFSASLYQMLPRIKLTDLLMDVAYITGFHEQFTHASNNRKPDKEETIIIMAALLGMGMNIGLSKMAEATPGLTYKQLANVSQWRMYEDAMNKAQAILVNFHHKLQLSSYWGDGTTSSSDGMRMQLGVSSLHADANPHYGTGKGATIYRFTSDQFSSYYTKIIHTNSRDAIHVLDGLLHHETDLNIEEHYTDTAGYTDQIFGLTHLLGFNFAPRIRDLSDSKLFTIDKASEYPKLEAILRGQINTKVIKENYEDVLRLAHSIREGTVSASLIMGKLGSYSRQNSLATALREMGRIEKTIFILNYISDESLRRKIQRGLNKGESMNGLARAIFFGKQGELRERTIQHQLQRASALNIIINAISIWNTLHLTKAVEYQKRSDSLNEELLHHMSPLGWEHINLLGEYHFNSDKKVSLDSLRPLKLS; encoded by the coding sequence ATGAAAATTGCGAGAGGTAGAGAATTACTTACACCAGATCAGAGACTTGCTTTAATGCAAATCCCTGAAGATGAATGGGTATTGGGAACCTACTACACTTTTTCCAAACGAGATTTAGAAATTATAAATAGGCGAAGGAGAGAAGAAAATCGTTTAGGGTTCGCAGTTCAATTGGCCGTTCTTCGGTATCCCGGATGGCCATACACTCATATCAAAAGCATCCCAGATTCCGTCATACATTATATATCGAAACAAATCGGTGCCACACCATCCACGATTAGTCTTTATCCTCAAAGAGAAAATACACTTTGGGATCATTTGAAAGAAATTCGAAGTGAATACGACTTTGTAACTTATACTCTAAAAGAATATCGAATGACATTTAAGCATCTTCATCAAGTAGCTTTGGAAAATGGTGATGCCATACATTTACTACATGAATGCATAGATTTTCTAAGAAGAAATAAAATCATATTACCTGCTTTCACCACACTTGAGAGAATGGTGTGGGAGGCAAGGGCGATGGCTGAAAAGAAGCTATTTAACATGGTTAATCAATCTCTAACAAAAAAGCAAAAAGAAAAGCTGGAAGAGGTCATTACTTCGCAGCATCCATCCGAATCCAATAAAACGATATTGGGTTGGTTAAAGGAACCACCAGGTCATCCTTCACCCGAAACATTTCTAAAAGTAATAGAACGACTCGAATACATACGAGGAATGGAGTTAGAAACGGTACAAATTAGTCATTTGCATCGCAATCGCCTGTTACAGCTATCTCGCTTAGGTTCAAGATATGAGCCTTATGCATTCCGTGACTTTCAAGAAAATAAACGATATTCGATATTAACCGTCTATTTATTACATCTTACTCAGGAGTTAACGGATAAGGCATTTGAAATTCATGACAGACAAATACTAAGTCTGTTATCAAAAGGCCGTAAGGCGCAAGAAGAAATTCAGAAACAAAACGGTAAAAAGCTAAATGAGAAGGTAATACACTTTACGAACATCGGACAGGCTTTAATCAAAGCAAAAAAGGATAAACTAGATGTTTTTGAGGTTTTGGAATCTGTTATTGAATGGAATTCTTTTGTTTCTTCTGTAGAAGAAGCTCAGGAGCTTGCACGTCCTGCTGACTATGATTATTTAGACTTACTGCAAAAACGCTTTTATTCACTTAGAAAATATACGCCGACGCTATTAAGAGTATTAGACTTTCATTCTACAAAGGCAAATGAGCCACTTTTACAAGCTGTAGAGATTATCCGAGGAATGAATGAATCTGGAAAGCGAAAAGTACCTGATGACTCACCAGTGGATTTTATTTCAAAACGTTGGAAAAGGCATTTATACGAGGATGATGGTACAACAATTAATCGTCATTACTATGAAATGGCTGTTTTAACGGAACTTCGGGAGCATGTTCGGGCAGGAGATGTTTCCATTGTTGGTAGCAGGCAATATAGAGATTTTGAGGAATATTTATTTTCAGAAGATACATGGAATGAAGCGAAGGAGAATACGAGATTATCAGTTAGTTTATCATTCGAAGATTATATGACGGAGAGAACCAAAAGTCTTAATGAAAGGTTAAAGTGGTTAGCTGCCAATTCCGTTAAGTTGGACGGAGTTTCTCTTGAAAAAGGAAAGATATCAATTGCACGCTTGGAAAAAGATGTTCCGGAAGAAGCAAAAAAATTTAGTGCGAGCCTGTATCAGATGCTCCCAAGAATAAAATTAACCGATTTACTCATGGATGTTGCTTATATAACAGGATTTCATGAACAATTCACTCATGCTTCCAATAATCGAAAACCGGATAAAGAAGAAACGATTATTATTATGGCAGCCCTTTTAGGAATGGGAATGAATATTGGTTTGAGTAAGATGGCTGAAGCAACACCCGGACTTACATATAAGCAACTAGCCAATGTATCTCAATGGCGCATGTATGAAGATGCCATGAATAAAGCACAAGCCATATTAGTAAATTTTCATCATAAATTACAATTGTCTTCCTATTGGGGCGACGGTACAACATCCTCATCGGATGGTATGAGAATGCAGCTAGGTGTTTCATCACTACATGCAGATGCAAATCCACATTATGGAACCGGAAAAGGAGCAACCATCTATCGTTTTACTAGTGATCAATTCTCTTCTTACTACACCAAGATTATTCATACTAATTCAAGGGATGCGATTCATGTTTTAGATGGTTTGTTGCACCATGAGACGGATCTAAACATAGAAGAGCATTATACAGACACAGCCGGTTATACAGACCAAATATTTGGACTGACTCATTTATTAGGATTTAATTTTGCTCCAAGAATAAGAGATTTATCAGATTCGAAATTATTTACAATAGATAAAGCAAGTGAATATCCAAAATTAGAAGCCATTTTACGTGGACAAATAAATACAAAGGTCATTAAAGAAAATTATGAGGATGTTTTGCGATTAGCTCATTCTATACGAGAAGGAACAGTTTCAGCATCCCTTATTATGGGGAAATTAGGTTCTTATTCAAGACAAAACAGCCTAGCTACAGCCTTACGTGAGATGGGACGAATAGAAAAAACTATCTTTATTCTTAATTATATTTCAGATGAATCTTTAAGAAGAAAAATACAAAGAGGATTGAATAAAGGAGAATCTATGAATGGACTGGCACGAGCTATTTTCTTCGGAAAGCAAGGAGAGCTTAGGGAACGAACCATACAGCATCAATTGCAAAGAGCCAGTGCCTTAAACATAATCATCAATGCCATCAGTATCTGGAATACTTTACATCTAACAAAAGCAGTTGAATATCAAAAACGGTCAGATAGTTTAAATGAAGAATTATTGCACCATATGTCACCTCTAGGTTGGGAACATATTAATTTATTAGGAGAATACCATTTTAATTCCGATAAAAAAGTTTCGTTAGATTCTTTAAGACCATTGAAACTTTCTTAA
- a CDS encoding ArsR/SmtB family transcription factor, translated as MEPREFKDLVYSQFARISKALSSPKRFELLDYLSQGPKTVERLSKEAKMSVANTSKHLQALLEARLVKFSKDKNFVFYSLTDDNVIELLHSIKNLAEMQFSDITHVRKGYIGRDERIKMVHLKDMLKEIQNGEAVLIDVRPEDEYKNQHITGALSIPVEDLEEHISSLPKDKKIIAYCRGPYCAFATQAVETLNSLGYEAYRMEEGVHEWKQSDYIH; from the coding sequence ATGGAACCTAGAGAATTTAAAGATCTTGTTTACAGTCAATTTGCTCGAATTAGTAAAGCTCTATCTAGTCCTAAGCGCTTTGAGTTATTAGATTATTTATCTCAAGGACCAAAAACAGTGGAGAGGTTATCCAAAGAAGCAAAGATGTCTGTAGCAAATACATCAAAACACCTTCAGGCACTACTAGAGGCTAGATTAGTTAAATTTAGTAAGGATAAAAACTTTGTATTCTACTCTTTAACAGATGATAACGTAATTGAACTCCTGCATTCGATTAAAAATTTAGCCGAAATGCAGTTTAGTGATATTACACACGTAAGAAAAGGTTATATAGGAAGAGATGAAAGGATTAAAATGGTTCATCTTAAAGATATGTTGAAAGAGATACAAAATGGTGAGGCTGTTCTAATTGATGTTAGACCAGAAGATGAATATAAAAATCAACATATTACGGGAGCTCTATCGATACCTGTTGAAGATCTAGAGGAGCATATTTCTTCTCTTCCAAAAGATAAAAAAATAATTGCTTATTGTCGTGGACCTTATTGTGCTTTTGCAACACAAGCAGTAGAAACATTAAACTCCCTTGGATACGAAGCTTATCGCATGGAAGAAGGGGTTCATGAGTGGAAACAATCTGATTATATTCATTAA
- a CDS encoding AbrB/MazE/SpoVT family DNA-binding domain-containing protein, producing MTVYKRRIYNNGQIAVPKKLQKQLNFNAGDLLFIYILDKSIIIKANHDNKDLNQCYLSGNRISIPKEIRNILGITSDTPLIMGITDDKNGIFIKIEI from the coding sequence ATGACTGTGTATAAAAGGAGAATTTATAATAATGGACAAATTGCTGTTCCTAAAAAATTACAGAAACAGTTGAACTTTAATGCTGGAGACCTTTTATTTATATATATACTAGACAAATCCATCATAATAAAAGCAAACCATGATAATAAAGATTTAAATCAATGTTATTTAAGTGGAAATCGTATTTCTATACCCAAGGAAATAAGAAATATACTGGGAATAACAAGTGATACACCACTTATTATGGGTATTACAGATGATAAAAATGGAATTTTTATAAAGATTGAAATATAA
- a CDS encoding C39 family peptidase translates to MKLQFIILIMISLLITSVLIILLVKRTNIVIISLTTLYLIILFSLFSIDNGKLKRILRKEVIVDIPLPEFMMKKGEEEPKEVEDIIKEVNQPSKKVDTIKKEILLDAPIIKQFPELPRGCEVTSLAMFLQYYQVKTDKMELAKKIERDKTPLSTKNGKIHWGDPNDGYIGDMYSYSKPGYGVYHKPIIELAEEYLPNKIDNLTGKQFEELKLYLSKERPVWIITNTTYKKLPNSSFEEWETPNGKVKITYKEHSVLITGYDESFVYFNDPISGEKNKKEPLGPFIDAWKQMGSQALSLKYD, encoded by the coding sequence ATGAAACTTCAGTTTATTATCTTAATTATGATAAGTTTGTTGATTACAAGTGTTTTAATAATATTACTTGTAAAAAGAACTAATATAGTTATAATTTCTCTTACTACTTTATATTTAATTATACTATTTTCTTTATTTAGTATTGATAATGGCAAACTAAAGAGGATATTACGTAAAGAAGTAATTGTAGATATACCACTACCGGAATTTATGATGAAAAAGGGAGAAGAAGAGCCTAAAGAAGTTGAGGACATCATTAAGGAAGTAAATCAACCATCTAAAAAAGTTGATACAATTAAGAAGGAAATTTTACTAGATGCACCTATAATAAAACAGTTTCCTGAGTTACCTAGGGGCTGTGAAGTGACTAGTTTAGCAATGTTCTTACAATATTATCAAGTTAAAACGGATAAAATGGAACTCGCTAAAAAAATAGAAAGAGATAAGACACCATTATCAACTAAAAATGGAAAGATACATTGGGGAGATCCCAATGATGGATATATTGGAGATATGTATTCTTATAGCAAACCAGGCTATGGAGTTTATCATAAGCCTATAATAGAGTTGGCGGAAGAGTATTTACCAAACAAAATAGATAATCTAACAGGAAAACAGTTTGAGGAACTAAAATTATATCTTTCAAAAGAAAGGCCTGTTTGGATAATAACGAATACAACCTATAAAAAATTACCTAACTCATCCTTTGAAGAATGGGAGACGCCAAATGGAAAAGTAAAAATAACCTATAAAGAACATTCGGTGTTAATTACAGGATATGATGAATCTTTTGTATATTTTAATGATCCCATTAGTGGTGAAAAAAACAAAAAAGAACCATTAGGTCCTTTTATAGATGCGTGGAAACAAATGGGGAGTCAAGCTCTTTCCTTAAAGTATGATTAA
- a CDS encoding murein hydrolase activator EnvC family protein, with protein MSKLLIKTSVITFGIAASLALTNTTSIALASSEEDLQNKKLNILENRSKVQDGLEQAEEELDNIKTEQDKINDEIKRLDMLITETNSKIRENDENIKNANIKIQKLNEEIKTLKERIKQREELLKERARSYQEIGTIYYLDVLIGSQSFSDFLDRAGAVTTIITADQDLIQQHMDDKKVLEDKENEAKDLLVKLENYGESQKKLKSELDIQKKNKDDIMQSLKDKEEDLENEKLSLEEQNSLLDSQKEAIEKAIKIESEKKTQVATKKENEAKSTSSSIKANTNVSKKTKGVWTTPAQGRLTSTLGERWNKFHAGIDIANSADVPIVAAADGVVSRSYYSTSYGNVVFISHSINGQVYTTVYAHMDSRVVKTGESVSKGQQVGIMGNTGQSFGQHLHFELHKGQWNASKSNAVNPLDYISI; from the coding sequence ATGAGTAAATTATTGATTAAGACATCTGTTATAACGTTCGGAATTGCAGCCTCATTAGCATTAACTAATACAACTTCTATTGCATTAGCATCTTCTGAGGAAGATTTACAAAATAAAAAACTCAATATACTAGAAAATCGTAGTAAAGTCCAAGATGGTTTAGAACAAGCAGAGGAAGAGCTTGATAACATAAAAACAGAACAAGATAAAATAAATGATGAGATTAAACGTTTAGATATGTTAATAACAGAAACGAATAGTAAAATACGCGAAAATGATGAAAATATAAAAAATGCAAATATAAAAATTCAAAAATTAAATGAAGAAATAAAAACTCTTAAGGAACGAATAAAACAACGCGAAGAGTTGTTAAAAGAAAGGGCTCGATCTTATCAAGAGATTGGGACTATTTACTATTTGGATGTTTTAATAGGCTCACAGAGTTTTAGTGATTTTTTAGATAGAGCGGGTGCGGTAACAACAATAATTACTGCAGATCAGGATTTAATCCAACAACATATGGATGATAAAAAAGTGTTAGAAGATAAGGAAAATGAAGCAAAAGATCTGTTAGTGAAACTTGAAAATTATGGCGAGTCTCAAAAGAAACTAAAAAGCGAATTAGATATACAAAAGAAAAATAAAGATGATATTATGCAATCTCTAAAGGACAAAGAAGAAGATTTAGAAAATGAAAAACTAAGTTTAGAAGAACAAAATTCATTACTTGATTCTCAAAAGGAAGCTATCGAAAAAGCTATAAAAATAGAATCTGAGAAGAAAACTCAAGTAGCTACTAAAAAAGAAAATGAAGCAAAAAGTACTTCTAGTAGTATTAAAGCGAACACAAATGTTTCTAAAAAGACCAAAGGGGTATGGACAACTCCAGCTCAAGGACGATTAACATCCACCCTTGGTGAAAGATGGAACAAGTTTCATGCTGGTATAGATATTGCTAACAGTGCTGATGTGCCAATTGTTGCTGCTGCTGATGGGGTTGTTAGTAGATCTTATTATTCCACAAGTTACGGTAATGTAGTCTTTATCTCTCACTCAATTAATGGTCAGGTGTATACAACTGTTTATGCGCACATGGATAGTAGAGTAGTTAAGACAGGGGAATCTGTTTCCAAAGGGCAACAAGTAGGAATTATGGGGAACACTGGACAATCTTTTGGTCAGCATTTGCATTTTGAACTTCATAAAGGTCAGTGGAATGCATCCAAATCGAATGCTGTTAACCCACTCGATTATATTTCAATATAA
- a CDS encoding recombinase family protein, whose protein sequence is MQKIGYIRVSSTSQNPSRQFQQLNEIGMDIIYEEKISGATKDREQLQKMLEDLQEGDVIYVTDLTRITRSTQDLFELIDLIRNKKASLKSLKDTWLDLSEDNPYSQFLITVMAGVNQLERDLIRLRQREGIELAKKEGKFKGRLKKYHKNHAGMNYAVKLYKEGNMTVNQICEITNVSRASLYRKLSEVNN, encoded by the coding sequence TTGCAGAAAATCGGTTATATACGCGTCAGTTCGACTAGCCAAAATCCTTCAAGGCAATTTCAGCAATTGAACGAAATTGGAATGGATATTATTTATGAAGAAAAAATTTCAGGAGCCACAAAGGATCGTGAACAACTTCAAAAAATGTTAGAGGATTTACAGGAAGGTGACGTTATTTATGTTACAGATTTAACTCGGATCACTCGAAGTACGCAAGATTTATTTGAATTGATTGATTTAATACGAAATAAAAAGGCAAGCTTAAAATCACTTAAGGATACATGGCTAGATTTATCAGAAGATAATCCATACAGCCAATTCTTAATTACGGTAATGGCTGGTGTTAACCAATTAGAGCGAGACCTTATTCGTTTGCGTCAGCGTGAAGGAATTGAGCTCGCAAAGAAAGAAGGGAAGTTTAAAGGACGGTTAAAGAAATATCATAAAAATCACGCAGGAATGAATTATGCAGTAAAGCTATATAAAGAAGGAAATATGACTGTAAATCAAATTTGTGAAATTACAAATGTATCTAGGGCTTCATTATATAGAAAGCTGTCAGAAGTGAACAATTAG
- a CDS encoding cell wall hydrolase, whose protein sequence is MKSNKFLYSVFLVILLSSFFGENTEAASLYTVKSGDTLWKISQQSGVPIGSIQIANNLKDNKLHVGQRLSLPEPITASERTLLAQLVFAEAQGEPYAGKVAVATVVLNRVDSDIFPNTIREVIYERSNGYYAFSPVQNGKINNNPTTIDYRAVDEAVAYRGKGSGSLYFYNPQTAKSEWILTKEVTVRIGNHTFAK, encoded by the coding sequence ATGAAATCGAATAAATTTTTATATTCTGTGTTTCTAGTAATATTATTGTCATCCTTTTTTGGAGAAAATACAGAAGCAGCGTCTCTTTACACAGTAAAATCTGGAGATACTCTGTGGAAAATAAGTCAGCAAAGTGGAGTTCCTATAGGATCTATACAAATAGCGAATAATTTAAAAGATAATAAATTACATGTAGGACAACGATTAAGTTTACCAGAACCAATTACCGCAAGTGAAAGAACTTTATTAGCTCAATTGGTTTTTGCCGAAGCACAAGGGGAACCTTATGCTGGAAAAGTTGCAGTAGCTACTGTAGTTTTAAATCGTGTAGATAGTGACATTTTCCCAAATACAATAAGAGAAGTAATTTATGAACGTTCTAATGGCTATTATGCTTTTTCTCCAGTCCAAAATGGAAAAATAAATAATAATCCAACCACTATAGATTATAGAGCAGTAGATGAGGCAGTAGCATATAGAGGAAAAGGGAGCGGATCCCTGTATTTTTACAACCCCCAAACAGCAAAAAGTGAGTGGATTCTAACTAAAGAAGTAACGGTGAGAATTGGAAATCATACTTTTGCAAAGTAA